The following is a genomic window from Dioscorea cayenensis subsp. rotundata cultivar TDr96_F1 chromosome 10, TDr96_F1_v2_PseudoChromosome.rev07_lg8_w22 25.fasta, whole genome shotgun sequence.
AGAGCAATGTTATCTTTAGAAAATCGGGTTAAATTGATTGGCAAAACATCTTCTTATTGCCTCCTTGCATCTTGTAGATCAGCAATTATTTTACAGAGAAACTTTTAAGGATAGTGCGTGATACACTTCACCACCtcaagggaaaaaataaaatggaaacaGATGACCAGACAAGTCACGCATTAGAACAAGCTGCTCCTCATCCACACAAAGGAGATGCAGCATTGGAGTTTATTAAGCATGTCTGTGCTGTTCTTGCCCTTGACCTAAATGTTCAGCATGATGTCCTGGTATGCATCCCCTTTACACTGCTAAATGGCTAAACCGGAATTGAATTCATAAAAGAAACCACAATAATTTGCTAGCACACACTCAAATGAGTATATGTCACATGTCATTTGCAGAGGATGAGGAAGAATTTGTTGAAATTGGTCCGGGTAAAAGAATTCTCTCCAGAGGCACAGTTCCATGATCCATCCCCAACGTTCACACTACCAAATGTCATTTGCAGGTATGTTGAAAACCTGCCTATCAAGTTCTTATCAGATAACTAGATAAGCCTTATTATATCTGAATTTAAAATTCCTGAAAATTTTACAAAAGTACCAATGGGCTTTGGGGTTCAAGGATTAAGTAGTAGAAACTTGAGAAGACAAATATGAACACATAGATGAGGCATAGGAATGattcttattcaaaacaaaTCCGAGCACTATCTACTGTCTGCGCTGCAGCTATTGCAATGACTGCCGAGACCTGGACCTTTGTCGTGATTCGGTTCTTATGGAGCATGAGTGGCGGTGTGCTGTACCACAGTGCGGTCAGCCATACAACCGAGAGCAAATGGAGAACGCTCTGCTTCAAATAGTTCGTCAACGGGAAAGGCTTTTTCATTTGCAGGATGTGGTTTGCTTGCGCTGTAGGCAAATAAAAGCGGCTCACTTGGCTGAGCAATGCGTGTGTGGTGGCATATTCAGGGTCAAGGAAGACTCCTCTGAATTCCATAACAAAATGCAGGTGTTTTTAAACATTGCCAGGCGTCAGAAATTTCAATTGCTTCAAGACTGCACATCCTGGATTCTCTCAAGTTAGACAGGCACGGTGGCCCACCCCTCgcttaattcttttctttttcatttttttgttgcttACATCATCAAACCACATCCATCAACAGCGGCCTTTCAACGGTTATTGAATGCACTGTGTATAGATAGATAGGTGAGTAGGCTACAAAACGGTTAAAGATGGGAGACTCATTTCGGCTTTTAAAACCATTTGTTGTGCCATGGCAGAGAGATGTTCATAGTCACCAAATTAAATTCAACCGAGTCTGTGTAGCAATATAAGCCCTTGTCCTTGCACCTTGTGCATGATTTGTAAATGTAAGAACAATGCGTTTGCGACGTTTTATGTTTACACATCTTTCACAAAAACATATATTGTGGCACGTAGAGCCACCATGTTCTACGTATTTGGGTTAACTCACAGACAATATGAAGTAAATCTAAATTGCATCCTGCTCATTATTTAGATGGAGCTCTGACCAAAATTTTGGAGTAATTCTTTAGTCCTTCACTTTGGCTCCTTTGTATAAGTTTGGaactgaaacaaaaaaaaaaactgatccTGCTCAATGATTCTTCATTtgtaacaaaatacaaaatatacagCAGCCTTGTCAATCACAAATTGGCCTGCTCTCGGCATAGAAATCTTTAACTACAGAGAACTTCATACGTTAACACTCAGTTCATAACATCTACGACcacaaaattttattcaataCTTATAAATGAGAGTCTGTCCTATGTAACATAATAACTAGCAGACACTGGAACCAAAGCAGGCATGCTCACAAAGTTTCTCCTCAATTTTTCTGTTTGTCATAGGCTTGAATCCGCTGCTCCAGCTGCATCAACAGATCCACGAGAAATTAGCAAACATATATAGTCTAAACTTCAACACAGATTCCTAAGAGTTGCAGAGCATACGCAAATTAAATCATAGTAATTCTAAGCATACAAATAACAATGGTTGCATATGCAGTCCATAATAACAAGCGAAAGTTTAGCCTTCTGCTTAGAAGTTTCAGACTCACAATGtagatgaatttatttttcataagttATAAttagagaacaaaaatattggAAATTGGAAGCGATGAAAACCCCCTTTGACATATTAAACTCTGTTACCAAGGCAACATTTTTTTTGACTGGAGTATGACTTAAGTATTCATTACGATTGTGTACCTGAAAAATGAAAACTCAAGAAGAATGCTCCAATTACCTGCAGCATAGTTTCAAGCTTGCTTCTTAGATGCAGATATTCACGCTTGACAACATTCAGAGCACGGAGGCACCTATTTGAAAAAAGCCATGTTAAAAGAACAGTGCTTGTGCTAAAGAGGAAATATCAAGGGTTAAAGGGCAAGGCGTTGATCTTAACGTCCACTGAGTAATTAATAAGTATTAGTAGACATATGAAAGCATTCGAAAAAAAGGATAACATAAATTGATCAGGGGAGCTTGGGGGCAGAATATTCTTAACAGCATCTACCAAGAAAATCGGAGATGATTGATGATTCATAAATAACCCAAGTCCTAGAAGATCACTATCCCACCAACCTTCAACCAGATACTTAATTTCCATTGCCAATAAATCACGGCGCTGAGGCACTAGCCATTATATCCTAAACAGAATGGAGCTTGTCGTTACAACTCATGAAATAAACTTGGATAACCACAAAGATCTTTACATCTGTGAGAATCTCACAGTTTAGTATGTAAAATCTATCTTATCATCTCAAGATCCTATCGACACCTCCTTGGTTTACTTGAAAAAcatcaaaaagataaaattccACAAGACTACCATTCAGCCAACCAAACTCAATAATTTAGGGTAAAAACTTTCTTGATTATTGCCCCAAAAACAAGATTATGGTAAACTCCATTTTCTCCAAAGATAATATCCAAAATGGTATTATAAGgcatccaaaaaaaattaattatctaacAAAAGGCGTtcaaataatatgtaaaattaatccaccaaataactaaaaataatatcaaaagtGTAGTAGGCTAATGAAACAATAAGCTACCAAACAAAAGATCTTAAAGAGTCCGTAAAACTAATAACCTAAAAAGCCAttgtaaaataacaaaatattctaTTAGTGTCCTGGAagttgtttaaataaaaaattgttcaCAAAACCATGATATGATCATGAGAATCAATTCATACCCTTCTCTGTCATTGTCCTCAAGGGAATGACGGAACTGAATGCATGCCAATTTCACATTCTGAGCACCCACACTGTAAAATAGTACACCAGTAGCACATATGAGCGCAAATGAATTTGACAAACACAATGGCCTGTGAAAAATTAGCACTTGGTGGATGAAGATAAAGAAGTGAAAGAAATAGGCTAATAAAGAGTTGATATAAtcatttcaatttgtatttgACCATGAAGCCCAAAATATAACCCTCAACTCTGAGTACCATTTATGTGAGATAAGTGCTGTTACCCTGGCAAGTAAAAGTACAAAAAGGAAAACTGACACACGCTAGGCGTACAAAACAAAGAAGTATTGGGGAAGGTCAAAAGCCAGTAAGTTCATTTATATTAACACATGTGATCATAAATGTCAACCGTGTGAAATGAAAAACTTGTTTTGTATCCAGTCCTTGTGACACGGCAATCAGTCTGTCCGTAGGTTGAAAAATAACTAGAATGAATATGACCAAAAAGAACATCCCGCTTTCCAACTTTAATAAAACTGCAAATGAGGATATCTTCAATCATAATTTCACAAACATTGTAAGTACTACGAGAAGATCATGATGAACTGCAATTCGATCACCAAatgcagagaaaaaaaaataaaaaactagccAAGTTAAAAACATCAACAGCACATGCTTTTCCTTCAAAAACATAGTGAACATAGAAAAATACTAAGAagaattaatcaattaaaacagATGAGCAGAAATACCATTTCCAATGCTCAGTACCACCAAGCACTAACCAGAAAACACAATTCATCCTATCAAGTCTAGAATCCATAGaaacacactaaaaaaaagagGGATTTAGATCAAAACCTCGAGCTACTCCCTTTGAGCTGGTGGATATAAGCATCCACTTGTTGGAATTCAATCACCGGCTGATTCCTGAGAAAgcaaataccaaaaaaataaaaataaaaaaatttcccaaTTTCATCATAAACACGCATACTCAAAAGAtgaagtaaattaaaaattaaaacatacattATTTTATCCAACTCGCCAAAAATCCTCTCAGCATCATCACAGAACAAAGTGACAACTTCCATGACAAAGCAAGGGTTAGTCTCATCCTGCAGACTCTGCAACTGTTGAAACTGCTCATCCAGCAACCCCTGCAACAAAAAAAACCACTCAAATAACAACAATCCCCCAATTCCAGAACATCTCACAAAACCCTAACACGATCAAACCAAAAAGTCAAAATTCTCCATATAAAACACGAAATCAAAAGCCAAAAGAAGAGACCAAAGTACCTCCTGGTACATGGAGTCCATCAGCGAGGCTAGTTGTTCCTTCAGTGCGACAGCCGCCATGAGAGATCCAAAGGGAAGGGAAGAAGGGGGTTCTATATGGAGTTCTCTTGTGGCTCGGAGACGAAGAAGCAATGACGAAGAAGATAAGAGTAATATTTATTGCTGGAAATCCAAAAGATGAaacctttctctctctttctctgctCTTTATTATTCGCTCTTGGACtctgagaaagaaaaaaagaagaaagcctGTGATTCCTCGCTCTGATGCCGAGATTTTAAATATCTCGTGCCTTTTTCGTAACTCCTACTTAATCAATCCTTCTTCTAcatctctgttttttttttttttttaactgaagGATGTTCATACGCTACGAATTTCCATTTGTACGTCTCTTGGTCTTATGACTTTGACCGTTGGATTCAGAAGTCTGACTATATTAGCCATGGGATGGACTGACATGCGTGGAAATTGTATAAATGATTGTTAGCATATCAGCTTCagacataataattttttaaaaaaaaaaacataagtggataaatcataattttatttaacaaacAAAAACGAGTATAGATTGAAAACTGAAGAAGAGAAAATGGATCTACCCTAATCCAAGTGAATTAGAAAAGTCATCACTAGTAGTGATATACTTCCCAGGAAATTATAGTGGATCAAACAAAAACGAAAGAAGCGAAAAAGAATTCGATAGCTAGAAGATGAAAAACATCAGAAGGTGTCAAAGATCTTCATCAGCTAACTAAAAGGATAGGAAGTGAATCACTCCCTAACTGCATAGGATCCATGAGTGGTGTCCGGTATTGCAGAGGTACCACCAGGACAACCCCGTAGCTTAAGAACTAATAAAGTTAAGGGATTGCTTTTATCTTTTGAGATGCTTCGTTTAGGAGTACTTGTTGACTCCCAGTAACTCTGCAGAAAAACCATCAAATGagcatattagcaattttaataATCACAATAAAGTAAGGTAGATCAAGTAATTGAAAAATTCGATTATTCTGTTctagccaaatgttccacaTGATAGCTTTTATGACGAGATCCTACAAGATGTGGAACCGGGTGTTTTGAGAAGGTAGCCAAGTGGTCTAAATTGAAGTAACAGTTGGAGGAGAAGAATGAAGGTTTAAgcattgattgaaaaaaataaatcagatcCGTTCCGAGaattcacaattaaaaaaaaggtgtttacctgattaaaaaatttttgtgacaaaaaacataagtttttgtGGCAACTGGCAAGTATGCGTGTTAAAGCCTTTCTTGAAAAGGTTTGGAAGAGTAAAAATTTTGTCATCCCTTGCTAACTAATAGAACAAagagaatttatttttatatttaactttttatttttattcaaattattattattttttttcagctTGTACACCACTGCGAAAAACCTAAAGTCAGgcatataatttttgaaatgttAAAATTGAGAATTTTACATGTGTAGTTAAGgctatttactttttttttttcttttacgaaAAAAATTACCTCATTACTTAAATaccttaaaaattttataacctCAAGCATGTCTGATAGacataattcaaatataaatattaagtaagaaatatatattaacattttttttagatgAATAAACCTTATAGATTACATGAAAAAGGTACATAAACGACagtacaacaacaataaacacTAAATATTGCAatagaaacaaacaaagaaaacaacaactacaattaaaaatataattcatttataaaaaaaatgtaataaataaaaaagaaaagacaaaagcATACAGTTATCCATAGTGCCCTGAAGTCGGATAAAGCAGAATCTTCCCTCTTAGACTTGGTCATATAGAACAGCTCAGACAACTggccacatatatatatatatatatatttatattaacttttagatacaatcattttttttttcttttacatatatgtatatatataatttgagttAAGGCACAAGGACAAGTTAATTTAAAAGATAATGTAAATGGGGCCCAGAAAGGAGGGAATCAAACCCACCTAGAGACACGATCAGCCGACCAAGttgataatttttggtttttgcgGCGCTAGACTAGATAGTAGGACTTATGCTGATAGTCATGGTAGCAGGTTTCACTGTTTTATTCCTTTAAAAAGATTATAGTCAATTTAGTCAAACTATTGCTTTGCCACAAACCACGTCAACAATGTCAGCTTGTTACTAAATCTACAGTATACGAATatagaaacaaacaaagaataaacAAAGATTAGGAGAACATTACCATATATTCtggtcttattttttttaataatttattttagattCTGCTTGgttctatatttattattttttttataataattctgTAGActgtagtttatttatttttataaaaaaataattacagcATCggtgaattttataaaaataaatgatttacaTAGATGATTATGGTGGTATTCTTCTAATCTCCACttattttttttgcctttttatgGCAGAAATTATTTTCcccattattaaatatttttattatgttctaTAATCTGCTTTTATTGGCTTCATGCTCAAACGGCgaatatgttaatttatagcacctattaatattatatttaatgcatacttttttttgtcaaatataataatgaaatgatgaagcataagagcatatatatatatatatatatatagcagtcATGTCATGTCATCTCATCACATTGTGACAAAATGTTGGTTTTTTTCCAAGTGCTGTTAAAGTGGATGGACAACAAGAATGAAAGCTATGACTAGTGTTTTATGATCAGTGTTCGTCTTCTTCCAGACAACTGAAATCTCATAAAATCTTCCGAATAGCGACagctaaattttaatttcatcccttttgccaaaaatattttaattaatcactTGTGGTGTTTGCAAAATGTGTGGAAATTCTTTCAGCCTAGCTAGCTAATGatactgtttaatatatttatactacatatatatatatttatatatggtttacaTTGATCCTGGGGTGAGATATTCCGCGCGCGCACTAGAGAACAAAGAGAAAGATTTGCAAGAGATTTTGCTGGAGAATATATGTGATAGGCCTTGAAAGATGTTTGTAGAGATAAAGatatttgtattttggctttaatataaactttatatatatatatagaacatcAACTTTGCAGAAAGTTCTTGCATACATATAAGCATATATAGACTATAGAGTTTTATTCAGTCAATCCTAGCTACAACTATAAAACTTTAGcatgatatttt
Proteins encoded in this region:
- the LOC120269945 gene encoding histidine-containing phosphotransfer protein 2-like — encoded protein: MAAVALKEQLASLMDSMYQEGLLDEQFQQLQSLQDETNPCFVMEVVTLFCDDAERIFGELDKIMNQPVIEFQQVDAYIHQLKGSSSSVGAQNVKLACIQFRHSLEDNDREGCLRALNVVKREYLHLRSKLETMLQLEQRIQAYDKQKN